Proteins from a single region of Salinisphaera sp. T31B1:
- a CDS encoding AraC family transcriptional regulator, protein MDRLSILNEQRLVDWPWGDDALSADRTKLPDADAFRLEDARSYAPMPTVAHAQWPRMHISLIVDGRFSTAYRTGLSLRRFDLGRGSIFIYPAGCELADIRPTGDFRMLLVEIGGPLLQQLAQERDSPTTDDIQPQHDIRDPGLARLVRAMESDVRRRRPIGRLYSEYLSLALASYVMGRYGIRHEPDTRAPVLSALQRTRVREYIHDHLERGLSTVELARVAQLSPRHFSRLFRASFGESPHQYVLRLRLERARTLLSSGSTAISDVALAVGCGSQSYFTDLFRRATGITPRQYRLQHRPQSRCTARQSCRGEPG, encoded by the coding sequence ATGGATCGTCTGAGTATCCTGAACGAGCAGCGCTTGGTGGACTGGCCCTGGGGCGACGATGCGCTCAGCGCCGATCGGACGAAATTACCCGACGCCGACGCCTTTCGACTCGAGGACGCGCGTAGCTACGCGCCGATGCCTACGGTCGCGCATGCCCAATGGCCGCGCATGCATATCTCGCTGATCGTCGACGGACGCTTCAGCACCGCGTATCGCACCGGTCTGTCGTTGCGTCGATTCGATCTCGGTCGGGGCAGCATCTTCATCTATCCCGCGGGCTGCGAGCTCGCCGACATCCGGCCCACCGGTGACTTTCGCATGCTGCTGGTCGAGATCGGCGGGCCGCTTCTACAGCAACTGGCCCAGGAACGGGATTCGCCGACCACCGACGATATCCAACCGCAGCACGACATACGCGACCCGGGCCTGGCGCGACTGGTGCGGGCCATGGAGAGCGACGTTAGACGCCGGCGTCCGATCGGGCGGCTCTATTCCGAATATCTGTCGCTGGCCCTGGCCAGTTATGTCATGGGCCGTTACGGGATACGCCACGAACCCGATACCCGCGCGCCTGTCCTGTCTGCACTGCAGCGCACCCGGGTTCGCGAGTACATCCACGACCATCTGGAGCGCGGGCTCAGCACCGTGGAACTGGCCCGGGTCGCTCAGCTCAGCCCGCGGCATTTCAGCCGCCTGTTTCGGGCGAGCTTCGGTGAGTCGCCGCATCAATACGTGCTTCGACTGCGTCTGGAGCGTGCCCGTACGCTGCTCAGCAGCGGGTCAACCGCCATCTCCGATGTGGCGCTGGCCGTGGGCTGCGGCAGCCAGAGTTATTTCACCGATCTGTTCCGGCGCGCGACCGGCATCACGCCCCGCCAGTACCGGCTACAGCATCGACCCCAGAGCCGATGCACGGCGCGTCAATCATGCCGCGGCGAGCCGGGGTGA
- a CDS encoding NUDIX domain-containing protein, with amino-acid sequence MRDNRQFCPVCTSLLVHREIGGIERPLCSDTSCGFVFWDNPIPVVAGIVEHEGKLVFARNALWPEGMYGLVTGFLEPRETPEFGVVREVAEELGLRARVTEFVGAYGFARKNQLLLAYHLVAEGTITLDAELADYFHVDKAEAEYWPGGTGLAVRDWLLSQGYDPQPRELPDAVKAWMKAPIDQD; translated from the coding sequence ATGCGCGATAACCGCCAGTTCTGCCCTGTCTGTACCAGCCTGCTCGTACATCGCGAAATCGGCGGCATCGAGCGCCCCCTGTGTTCGGATACAAGCTGCGGGTTCGTGTTCTGGGACAACCCCATTCCCGTGGTCGCGGGTATCGTCGAACACGAGGGCAAGCTGGTTTTTGCCCGCAACGCACTCTGGCCGGAGGGGATGTACGGTCTGGTCACCGGTTTCCTCGAGCCGCGCGAGACACCGGAGTTCGGTGTGGTGCGGGAGGTTGCTGAAGAACTGGGCCTGCGCGCGCGGGTGACCGAATTCGTGGGCGCCTACGGCTTCGCCCGCAAGAACCAGCTGCTGCTGGCCTATCATCTGGTTGCCGAAGGCACGATCACGCTTGACGCGGAATTGGCCGACTATTTCCATGTGGACAAGGCCGAAGCCGAATACTGGCCGGGCGGCACCGGCCTGGCCGTACGCGACTGGTTGCTGAGCCAGGGCTACGACCCGCAGCCCCGCGAACTGCCGGATGCGGTCAAGGCCTGGATGAAGGCGCCGATCGACCAGGACTGA